The bacterium region TCGATGTTACCCTATCTTCACTGGGTGATGCCAAGGACTTGGAGGGGGGGGTCCTCCTTCAGACGCCGCTCTATGCAGCCGACAAGCTGGTTTATGCGGTAGCTCAAGGTCCTGTTTCTATTGGCGGGTCCAATGTGAATGCCGGTGAGGGACTGAAAAACCACCCCACCGTAGCCAGGATAACCAGGGGGGCTATTGTGGAACGTGAGGTTGTTTCTGCGGTGGCTGAGGGAGATACTATCCCGCTGGTCCTGAATCGGCCTGATTTTATTACGGCTTCCCGATTGGTTGAGGCGATCAACGCCGTTTTTGGTTCTCAAACTGCCCAGGCAAGAGATGCCTCCTTAGTAGATGTGAAGGTGCCGGCCCAATACCAGGAAAATCCAGTTGGTTTTGTGGCTATGCTTGAGGAGTTGAAAATTAAACCGGATACCATTGCCAAAGTGGTTATTAATGAGCGGACAGGGACAATAGTGGTCGGGGAAGATGTAAAGATTTCTCAAGTGGCTGTTTCTCACGGTAAGCTTTCCCTCACTATTGAGGCCGAGGAAGAGGCCTTAGGGGAGGGGAAGGAAGCTGAAGAGAAGAAGGCCACCGCCGCCACGGTTATGGAAAAGAAACTGGTTCTTATGAAGGAGAGCGCCAGGATTGCTGATGTCGTAGCGGCCCTGAATTCAGTGGGGGCGACTCCCCGGGATGTTATCGCTATCCTGCAGGCCGTTAAGGCGGCCGGGGCATTGCAGGCAGAACTGATTATTATGTAAAATCGTAATTATTCAGCCACTGATTAACACCTATCAGGTCATTTGACCCCTAGATAAATGTGTGGTAGAATTTATCAAAATCTAATTAAGGGGGATCAAGATGAAAT contains the following coding sequences:
- a CDS encoding flagellar basal body P-ring protein FlgI, with the protein product MLVAIMKRQTILWLFFLLLLGAILYAGTIKAQPETRVKDAARVAGVRENQLIGYGLVVGLNGTGDSSKALFTNRSLVSMLDHLGLTVGINNLKVSNVAAVMITADLPAFVRTGDRIDVTLSSLGDAKDLEGGVLLQTPLYAADKLVYAVAQGPVSIGGSNVNAGEGLKNHPTVARITRGAIVEREVVSAVAEGDTIPLVLNRPDFITASRLVEAINAVFGSQTAQARDASLVDVKVPAQYQENPVGFVAMLEELKIKPDTIAKVVINERTGTIVVGEDVKISQVAVSHGKLSLTIEAEEEALGEGKEAEEKKATAATVMEKKLVLMKESARIADVVAALNSVGATPRDVIAILQAVKAAGALQAELIIM